From one Anticarsia gemmatalis isolate Benzon Research Colony breed Stoneville strain chromosome 20, ilAntGemm2 primary, whole genome shotgun sequence genomic stretch:
- the LOC142981559 gene encoding calcium/calmodulin-dependent protein kinase kinase 2 isoform X2: MADDVKCGGCTVGVLPGIRRARPPRLADIPRHSAVDVSNGSSRDHERSNRWQTPDGDRLFPATGDRSALLRSHAAKSAECSGQGSPRPRRAPRESRRVSLAQASGYVQLNQYRLLEPIGQGSYGIVKLAYNEEDDTHYAMKILSKRKLMRRAGLFGRAPPRRPGPGPPPDPLQRVYREIAVLKKLDHPNVVKLVEVLDDPAEDHLYLVFQLLEGGPVIDIPTENPLSEHLARKYFRDALLGVEYLHYQRIAHRDIKPANLLLGEDRVQVADLGACGELAGAGRVSGTVGTPAFRAPEAAAPADKYSGEAADIWSLGVTLYAMVTGKVPWVGASAVELQRKVLSEPLTYPGRIQPSKQLRDLLSKMLDKDPVTRITMQEIKDHEWITAGGKDPLPSEQENCRLVEVTDEDMAQVVTSIPNLSTLILIKTMLKKHSFQNPFLRSREGSTSRRESTSSRGEASEKPTASTKRAGLARAGRSLSAPGNYLTDRQASFDIGLESVQETRDQSQDLPPKDTTPATDAEGTAR, translated from the exons ACATTCGGCAGTGGATGTGTCAAACGGCAGTTCCAGAGATCATGAGCGTAGTAACCGCTGGCAGACACCAGATGGCGACAG GTTATTCCCCGCAACAGGGGACCGATCAGCGCTCCTCCGGTCGCACGCGGCCAAGTCGGCCGAGTGCAGCGGGCAGGGCTCCCCGCGGCCGAGGCGAGCGCCGCGCGAGTCTCGGCGTGTGTCGCTCGCACAGGCTTCTGGTTATGTTCAGCTTAACCAGTACAGGTTGCTGGAGCCGATTGGACAG GGTTCCTATGGTATTGTCAAGTTAGCCTACAATGAAGAGGATGACACGCATTAT GCAATGAAGATCCTCTCCAAACGCAAGCTGATGCGGAGAGCCGGTCTATTCGGCAGAGCTCCTCCGAGAAGACCAGGTCCTGGGCCTCCACCAGACCCGCTACAGAGGGTCTACAGAGAAATAGCAGTGCTGAAGAAACTAGACCATCCGAATGTCGTGAAGCTAGTTGAG GTCCTGGACGACCCTGCAGAGGACCACCTGTACCTGGTGTTTCAACTGCTGGAAGGAGGTCCAGTCATCGACATCCCGACAGAGAACCCTCTGAGTGAACACCTCGCTAGGAAGTACTTCAGAGACGCGTTGCTCGGCGTTGAATACC TACACTATCAACGCATTGCCCATCGGGATATCAAGCCTGCCAACCTACTACTTGGTGAAGATAGAGTGCAAGTGGCTGATCTGGGAGCCTGTGGAGAGCTGGCGGGGGCGGGGAGGGTCTCCGGGACTGTGGGGACTCCGGCCTTCAGAGCGCCTGAGGCGGCCGCGCCGGCTGACAAGTATAGTGGAGAG GCAGCAGACATCTGGTCTCTAGGTGTGACTCTATACGCGATGGTGACGGGCAAGGTGCCCTGGGTGGGGGCTTCAGCAGTGGAACTCCAACGCAAGGTCTTGAGCGAACCCCTCACGTATCCTGGCAGGATCCAACCTTCCAAGCAGCTGAGGGACCTGCTCAGCAAGATGCTGGATAAGGACCCTGTGACCAGGATTACTATGCAGGAGATCAAG GATCATGAATGGATAACAGCAGGAGGCAAGGATCCTCTACCCTCGGAGCAAGAGAACTGCCGCCTGGTGGAAGTCACGGACGAGGATATGGCGCAAGTCGTCACCTCCATACCGAACCTCTCCACTCTCATACTGATCAAGACCATGCTGAAGAAACACAGCTTCCAG AACCCGTTCCTACGCAGTCGAGAAGGCAGTACATCTCGTCGCGAGTCCACGAGCTCTCGCGGGGAGGCTAGCGAGAAACCCACAGCGAGCACTAAGAGGGCCGGTCTAGCGAGAGCTGGGAGGTCACTGTCCGCACCTGGGAACTACTTAACTGACAG GCAGGCTTCCTTCGACATCGGCCTCGAGTCGGTCCAGGAGACCAGAGACCAGAGCCAGGATCTTCCACCGAAGGACACCACCCCTGCGACTGACGCGGAGGGTACCGCGCGGTGA
- the LOC142981559 gene encoding calcium/calmodulin-dependent protein kinase kinase 2 isoform X1, whose product MADDVKCGGCTVGVLPGIRRARPPRLADIPRHSAVDVSNGSSRDHERSNRWQTPDGDRLFPATGDRSALLRSHAAKSAECSGQGSPRPRRAPRESRRVSLAQASGYVQLNQYRLLEPIGQGSYGIVKLAYNEEDDTHYAMKILSKRKLMRRAGLFGRAPPRRPGPGPPPDPLQRVYREIAVLKKLDHPNVVKLVEVLDDPAEDHLYLVFQLLEGGPVIDIPTENPLSEHLARKYFRDALLGVEYLHYQRIAHRDIKPANLLLGEDRVQVADLGACGELAGAGRVSGTVGTPAFRAPEAAAPADKYSGEAADIWSLGVTLYAMVTGKVPWVGASAVELQRKVLSEPLTYPGRIQPSKQLRDLLSKMLDKDPVTRITMQEIKDHEWITAGGKDPLPSEQENCRLVEVTDEDMAQVVTSIPNLSTLILIKTMLKKHSFQNPFLRSREGSTSRRESTSSRGEASEKPTASTKRAGLARAGRSLSAPGNYLTDSRQASFDIGLESVQETRDQSQDLPPKDTTPATDAEGTAR is encoded by the exons ACATTCGGCAGTGGATGTGTCAAACGGCAGTTCCAGAGATCATGAGCGTAGTAACCGCTGGCAGACACCAGATGGCGACAG GTTATTCCCCGCAACAGGGGACCGATCAGCGCTCCTCCGGTCGCACGCGGCCAAGTCGGCCGAGTGCAGCGGGCAGGGCTCCCCGCGGCCGAGGCGAGCGCCGCGCGAGTCTCGGCGTGTGTCGCTCGCACAGGCTTCTGGTTATGTTCAGCTTAACCAGTACAGGTTGCTGGAGCCGATTGGACAG GGTTCCTATGGTATTGTCAAGTTAGCCTACAATGAAGAGGATGACACGCATTAT GCAATGAAGATCCTCTCCAAACGCAAGCTGATGCGGAGAGCCGGTCTATTCGGCAGAGCTCCTCCGAGAAGACCAGGTCCTGGGCCTCCACCAGACCCGCTACAGAGGGTCTACAGAGAAATAGCAGTGCTGAAGAAACTAGACCATCCGAATGTCGTGAAGCTAGTTGAG GTCCTGGACGACCCTGCAGAGGACCACCTGTACCTGGTGTTTCAACTGCTGGAAGGAGGTCCAGTCATCGACATCCCGACAGAGAACCCTCTGAGTGAACACCTCGCTAGGAAGTACTTCAGAGACGCGTTGCTCGGCGTTGAATACC TACACTATCAACGCATTGCCCATCGGGATATCAAGCCTGCCAACCTACTACTTGGTGAAGATAGAGTGCAAGTGGCTGATCTGGGAGCCTGTGGAGAGCTGGCGGGGGCGGGGAGGGTCTCCGGGACTGTGGGGACTCCGGCCTTCAGAGCGCCTGAGGCGGCCGCGCCGGCTGACAAGTATAGTGGAGAG GCAGCAGACATCTGGTCTCTAGGTGTGACTCTATACGCGATGGTGACGGGCAAGGTGCCCTGGGTGGGGGCTTCAGCAGTGGAACTCCAACGCAAGGTCTTGAGCGAACCCCTCACGTATCCTGGCAGGATCCAACCTTCCAAGCAGCTGAGGGACCTGCTCAGCAAGATGCTGGATAAGGACCCTGTGACCAGGATTACTATGCAGGAGATCAAG GATCATGAATGGATAACAGCAGGAGGCAAGGATCCTCTACCCTCGGAGCAAGAGAACTGCCGCCTGGTGGAAGTCACGGACGAGGATATGGCGCAAGTCGTCACCTCCATACCGAACCTCTCCACTCTCATACTGATCAAGACCATGCTGAAGAAACACAGCTTCCAG AACCCGTTCCTACGCAGTCGAGAAGGCAGTACATCTCGTCGCGAGTCCACGAGCTCTCGCGGGGAGGCTAGCGAGAAACCCACAGCGAGCACTAAGAGGGCCGGTCTAGCGAGAGCTGGGAGGTCACTGTCCGCACCTGGGAACTACTTAACTGACAG CAGGCAGGCTTCCTTCGACATCGGCCTCGAGTCGGTCCAGGAGACCAGAGACCAGAGCCAGGATCTTCCACCGAAGGACACCACCCCTGCGACTGACGCGGAGGGTACCGCGCGGTGA
- the LOC142981559 gene encoding calcium/calmodulin-dependent protein kinase kinase 2 isoform X3 — MNGIVIEPEVAKDAALTERHSAVDVSNGSSRDHERSNRWQTPDGDRLFPATGDRSALLRSHAAKSAECSGQGSPRPRRAPRESRRVSLAQASGYVQLNQYRLLEPIGQGSYGIVKLAYNEEDDTHYAMKILSKRKLMRRAGLFGRAPPRRPGPGPPPDPLQRVYREIAVLKKLDHPNVVKLVEVLDDPAEDHLYLVFQLLEGGPVIDIPTENPLSEHLARKYFRDALLGVEYLHYQRIAHRDIKPANLLLGEDRVQVADLGACGELAGAGRVSGTVGTPAFRAPEAAAPADKYSGEAADIWSLGVTLYAMVTGKVPWVGASAVELQRKVLSEPLTYPGRIQPSKQLRDLLSKMLDKDPVTRITMQEIKDHEWITAGGKDPLPSEQENCRLVEVTDEDMAQVVTSIPNLSTLILIKTMLKKHSFQNPFLRSREGSTSRRESTSSRGEASEKPTASTKRAGLARAGRSLSAPGNYLTDSRQASFDIGLESVQETRDQSQDLPPKDTTPATDAEGTAR, encoded by the exons ACATTCGGCAGTGGATGTGTCAAACGGCAGTTCCAGAGATCATGAGCGTAGTAACCGCTGGCAGACACCAGATGGCGACAG GTTATTCCCCGCAACAGGGGACCGATCAGCGCTCCTCCGGTCGCACGCGGCCAAGTCGGCCGAGTGCAGCGGGCAGGGCTCCCCGCGGCCGAGGCGAGCGCCGCGCGAGTCTCGGCGTGTGTCGCTCGCACAGGCTTCTGGTTATGTTCAGCTTAACCAGTACAGGTTGCTGGAGCCGATTGGACAG GGTTCCTATGGTATTGTCAAGTTAGCCTACAATGAAGAGGATGACACGCATTAT GCAATGAAGATCCTCTCCAAACGCAAGCTGATGCGGAGAGCCGGTCTATTCGGCAGAGCTCCTCCGAGAAGACCAGGTCCTGGGCCTCCACCAGACCCGCTACAGAGGGTCTACAGAGAAATAGCAGTGCTGAAGAAACTAGACCATCCGAATGTCGTGAAGCTAGTTGAG GTCCTGGACGACCCTGCAGAGGACCACCTGTACCTGGTGTTTCAACTGCTGGAAGGAGGTCCAGTCATCGACATCCCGACAGAGAACCCTCTGAGTGAACACCTCGCTAGGAAGTACTTCAGAGACGCGTTGCTCGGCGTTGAATACC TACACTATCAACGCATTGCCCATCGGGATATCAAGCCTGCCAACCTACTACTTGGTGAAGATAGAGTGCAAGTGGCTGATCTGGGAGCCTGTGGAGAGCTGGCGGGGGCGGGGAGGGTCTCCGGGACTGTGGGGACTCCGGCCTTCAGAGCGCCTGAGGCGGCCGCGCCGGCTGACAAGTATAGTGGAGAG GCAGCAGACATCTGGTCTCTAGGTGTGACTCTATACGCGATGGTGACGGGCAAGGTGCCCTGGGTGGGGGCTTCAGCAGTGGAACTCCAACGCAAGGTCTTGAGCGAACCCCTCACGTATCCTGGCAGGATCCAACCTTCCAAGCAGCTGAGGGACCTGCTCAGCAAGATGCTGGATAAGGACCCTGTGACCAGGATTACTATGCAGGAGATCAAG GATCATGAATGGATAACAGCAGGAGGCAAGGATCCTCTACCCTCGGAGCAAGAGAACTGCCGCCTGGTGGAAGTCACGGACGAGGATATGGCGCAAGTCGTCACCTCCATACCGAACCTCTCCACTCTCATACTGATCAAGACCATGCTGAAGAAACACAGCTTCCAG AACCCGTTCCTACGCAGTCGAGAAGGCAGTACATCTCGTCGCGAGTCCACGAGCTCTCGCGGGGAGGCTAGCGAGAAACCCACAGCGAGCACTAAGAGGGCCGGTCTAGCGAGAGCTGGGAGGTCACTGTCCGCACCTGGGAACTACTTAACTGACAG CAGGCAGGCTTCCTTCGACATCGGCCTCGAGTCGGTCCAGGAGACCAGAGACCAGAGCCAGGATCTTCCACCGAAGGACACCACCCCTGCGACTGACGCGGAGGGTACCGCGCGGTGA
- the LOC142981844 gene encoding uncharacterized protein LOC142981844 has translation MAAHVSMILLPLLYLVIAESHILDPNRRFGLSDFKLPHFPKKPPGVHHHPSDSDVEIRGPRDKRPVNGDIFSYNAQHSYNHFYDDNNGYNPMFPFFGFNGPYGGGNFDHMPIPGFPFGVPSIQNNFMPRPGVNPSNKPVERPNSGEDSSSSEHNDDKHKKSEVPTSVEDQKSGEEAKPITDPKLDDIPPKTNVDKKEKPVDGDDKNGVNLDPSKDFLLVGTGGNGNNIYLLHENPASSPSGYIVQPNQPGSNVVYLPYNPQGGQVYPQVNSNIPLTHNKQDSNGVTSNPSQNNNPDSYVLIYANGQLIKIPGVVMNQQSGILGLNQLPNSVPSNSQNVPLVSNPGGNVVYANVPSQGNPVVVQVPSNGGSIQGNIPSGSIIVQNPPASGNVPGNTVSGGVVIQNPQPSNVPSNVVYGYQPNVQQPINGYIQPSNNQQPINAYVQPSSVQQPINGYVQPSNVQQPINGYVQPSVQQPLNGYVQPSNIQQPVNGYVQPSVPNQGYNNGYSPVQMIVQPTSPGNNVVSNQPINYNPAPMNVQPVVSNPDYQPTAQQKDENNAPVTAVTPIGNVITDSYQPITEAPIQPANNALASDAYLSSTLGARPAIMVSGFKETDDKKTDDSSEDKKEDDDNVKTNEPEKKDEDVEKEE, from the exons ATGGCGGCCCACGTATCGATg ATATTGCTGCCTCTGCTCTACCTGGTTATAGCTGAGAGTCATATTCTAGACCCAAACAGGCGTTTTGGTCTCTCAGATTTTAAGCTGCCTCATTTTCCGAAGAAACCTCCTGGAGTTCATCATCATCCTTCAGACTCCGATGTGGAAATAAGAGGTCCGAGAGACAAGAGACCTGTAAACGGCGACATCTTCTCTTACAACGCTCAACACTCCTACAACCATTTCTACGATGATAACAATGGCTACAATCCCATGTTCCCATTCTTTGGCTTCAATGGACCTTATGGCGGTGGAAATTTCGACCATATGCCCATTCCCGGATTTCCATTCGGCGTTCCAAGCATCCAGAATAACTTCATGCCTCGCCCGGGAGTAAATCCTAGTAACAAACCTGTTGAAAGACCGAACTCCGGCGAAGACAGTTCATCTTCAGAACATAATGATGATAAGCATAAGAAATCAGAGGTACCAACATCAGTTGAAGATCAAAAATCTGGAGAAGAGGCGAAACCTATCACTGATCCTAAATTAGACGATATTCCACCAAAAACCAATGTAGACAAGAAAGAAAAACCTGTAGATGGTGATGACAAAAATGGCGTAAATCTAGACCCTAGCAAAGATTTCTTATTAGTCGGTACAGGTGGTAACGGCAATAATATCTACTTACTACACGAAAACCCTGCTAGTTCCCCCTCAGGTTATATAGTACAACCTAATCAGCCTGGCAGTAATGTCGTATACTTGCCTTATAATCCACAAGGTGGCCAAGTGTACCCGCAAGTTAATTCAAATATACCTCTGACTCACAATAAACAGGATTCAAACGGCGTTACCTCAAACCCGTCCCAAAACAATAACCCCGATAGCTACGTCTTAATCTACGCTAATGGACAACTGATAAAGATTCCAGGAGTTGTAATGAACCAGCAATCGGGTATCTTAGGATTGAATCAATTGCCAAATAGTGTCCCAAGTAACTCCCAAAATGTTCCTTTAGTGTCAAACCCTGGTGGAAATGTTGTTTACGCCAACGTCCCTAGTCAAGGTAATCCTGTGGTTGTTCAAGTACCTAGCAATGGAGGTTCCATTCAAGGTAATATCCCTAGTGGTAGTATCATTGTCCAAAACCCACCTGCATCAGGTAATGTACCTGGAAATACGGTTTCTGGTGGAGTAGTCATTCAAAATCCTCAACCATCAAATGTCCCAAGCAATGTTGTTTACGGATATCAGCCGAATGTACAACAGCCTATAAACGGATATATCCAGCCAAGTAATAATCAACAACCAATTAACGCATATGTCCAACCGAGTAGTGTCCAGCAGCCGATCAATGGATATGTCCAACCGAGCAATGTCCAGCAGCCAATCAATGGATACGTTCAGCCAAGTGTACAACAGCCTTTAAATGGATATGTCCAACCGAGTAATATACAACAACCTGTAAACGGGTACGTCCAGCCTTCAGTACCTAACCAAGGATATAACAATGGTTACAGTCCCGTGCAAATGATCGTTCAACCTACTTCTCCTGGTAATAATGTAGTGAGTAACCaaccaataaattataatccaGCGCCTATGAATGTACAACCAGTTGTTTCAAATCCTGATTACCAGCCAACAGCTCAACAGAAAGATGAAAATAACGCCCCGGTGACAGCTGTCACGCCTATTGGAAATGTCATAACTGACAGCTATCAACCAATCACTGAGGCTCCTATTCAACCTGCTAATAATGCTTTAGCTTCTGACGCGTATCTGTCAAGTACTTTGGGAGCAAGGCCTGCGATCATGGTGTCTGGGTTTAAAGAAACTGATGATAAGAAGACTGATGACAGTTCAGAAGATAAAAAAGAAGATGATGACAATGTTAAGACTAATGAGCCGGAAAAGAAAGATGAAGATGTTGAGAAAGAGGAATga
- the LOC142981440 gene encoding uncharacterized protein LOC142981440 isoform X3, protein MARHKQILLLFLFAASAVQCFNSRRGSHGGDNSGNGNLIDHGGLTDLGGAGAHPGNFGRPNGNNRHPGQKPPRGGGRPGINGQGRPGNNGQGFPGFVIPGQTVYPGQNVYPGQNVFPGQTIIPGQNIPGVVFPGVNIDAGGKKKNNTFMLPVYLPGVGGHFVVPGGPVVAQRDNIPAFYIVMIDGKATLVKNPASVIGGIGDNVDLNAILGGGGISVNPTGGFIGNGFNVVPQQPIYIGSGGGYPGGAYPGGSIIVNGLLPNTNLPAIIPGEQPVITEPVPVPYPQPVYPQPAPIMPYPGMPYPYPWPYPPMWDGMNPGYPNYNINVSRPWYPQPQPTIPPNVNLPNLIDILLNLGKLIPGLDGKPGLDGKPGQDGKPGQDGRPGQDGRPGSETPQVVPNEKPTGSDNPVDKPTGVDVSREHDDYDNPDSKTTERPSEPEIVEPFTTAKPVHPGVDIIPNPKPTDRPYEPVTFDPRPTDNVITPGVDVIPDIKPTESPFHPGTVEPHTIEPHTIEPVYPVVTGNPLFPGIDILEPSTEEPEINKRPTPGIDIIEPSTSNPLYTERPAHPGDDIITPSHELPFTTEKSRPTVVFTSEPDDTNERYPPTKKPFYPSTDENVPPLRTTEKPQEPNRPLDHTTARVDVDQKKDPHRTTEKPNDSLNIPISPNRPGHKGKPGSSITAIINLLNTILKMPNRVPNPKPKPSKDMEPLIKLLLAILKPNSGDKNIQDILALLNQGDNKEPNLGGIVHLLLHLLDGHSQPNMNILVEPGMDEVSRSNLILLLNLLASNLASDYAPGYYESMHAANPLLYFLGQFPCDHPNIHSGLGGHSNLRHGLWQLLNNMYGGGSLNEIRIGRSAEDEKDSQEAEDHVPVPNIEESKN, encoded by the exons TCGGGCAATGGCAACCTCATAGACCATGGCGGGCTTACGGACTTAG GTGGTGCTGGAGCGCACCCTGGGAACTTTGGACGTCCGAATGGCAATAACAGACACCCTGGACAGAAACCACCCCGTGGTGGCGGCCGACCTGGCATTAATGGCCAAGGGCGACCTGGCAATAACGGACAAGGCTTCCCTGGTTTTGTAATCCCAGGCCAGACAGTATACCCTGGTCAGAATGTGTACCCTGGTCAGAATGTATTCCCCGGTCAGACTATTATCCCTGGCCAGAATATCCCTGGCGTTGTTTTCCCCGGAGTAAACATTGATGCAGGTggtaagaagaagaataatacGTTCATGCTGCCAGTATACTTGCCAGGAGTTGGAGGTCACTTTGTTGTTCCTGGAGGACCTGTGGTGGCTCAACGTGATAACATACCAGCCTTCTACATCGTGATGATTGATGGTAAAGCCACTCTTGTGAAGAACCCAGCTTCTGTTATTGGTGGAATTGGAGACAACGTAGATCTAAATGCTATTTTGGGCGGCGGTGGTATTTCAGTCAACCCAACCGGTGGTTTCATTGGCAACGGTTTCAACGTAGTACCTCAGCAACCGATATACATCGGATCTGGCGGCGGATACCCTGGAGGTGCATATCCTGGAGGCTCCATCATCGTCAACGGCTTACTTCCAAACACGAATTTACCAGCCATCATTCCTGGTGAGCAGCCTGTCATCACGGAGCCGGTTCCTGTCCCATATCCTCAGCCGGTATACCCGCAGCCAGCTCCCATTATGCCCTACCCAGGCATGCCATACCCTTACCCTTGGCCATACCCACCAATGTGGGACGGTATGAATCCTGGATACCCTAACTACAACATCAATGTATCACGCCCATGGTACCCTCAGCCTCAACCTACAATTCCTCCAAATGTAAATTTGCCGAATCTCATTGACATATTACTAAACCTTGGAAAACTTATACCCGGCCTTGATGGCAAGCCAGGTTTAGACGGGAAACCGGGTCAGGACGGGAAACCAGGTCAAGATGGGAGACCAGGTCAAGATGGAAGACCAGGCTCTGAAACTCCTCAGGTAGTCCCCAATGAAAAGCCAACAGGTTCAGATAATCCAGTAGATAAGCCTACAGGCGTAGATGTTTCTAGGGAACATGACGACTATGATAATCCTGATTCAAAGACTACTGAAAGGCCTTCGGAGCCTGAAATTGTTGAGCCTTTTACTACAGCGAAGCCTGTCCACCCTGGCGTAGATATTATCCCTAACCCTAAACCGACGGATAGGCCTTACGAGCCGGTAACATTTGATCCTAGACCTACCGATAATGTGATCACTCCTGGCGTTGACGTCATCCCTGACATTAAGCCCACTGAAAGCCCATTCCATCCTGGAACAGTTGAACCGCATACAATTGAACCACACACCATCGAACCCGTGTACCCGGTCGTAACTGGCAACCCACTTTTCCCTGGCATCGATATCCTGGAACCAAGCACAGAGGAACCTGAAATAAACAAGAGACCTACTCCTGGAATCGATATAATCGAACCAAGCACATCAAACCCTCTTTATACTGAAAGACCCGCCCACCCTGGTGATGACATTATAACTCCTTCACATGAGTTGCCGTTCACAACTGAAAAATCGCGTCCGACAGTTGTTTTCACCTCGGAACCTGACGACACTAACGAAAGATATCCCCCAACAAAGAAACCGTTCTATCCAAGCACGGACGAAAATGTTCCACCCCTACGCACAACAGAGAAACCACAAGAACCAAATAGACCTTTAGATCATACAACTGCTCGTGTTGATGTAGATCAGAAGAAAGACCCACACAGGACTACGGAAAAACCTAATGACAGTCTGAACATTCCAATTAGTCCAAACAGACCTGGTCATAAAGGCAAACCTGGATCTTCTATCACAGCCATTATTAACCTGCTGAATACTATTCTGAAGATGCCGAATAGAGTACCGAATCCTAAGCCAAAGCCATCCAAAGATATGGAGCCGTTGATCAAGCTTCTACTTGCAATTTTGAAGCCGAATTCTGGTGACAAGAACATTCAAGACATCCTTGCTCTCTTAAACCAGGGTGACAATAAGGAGCCAAATCTAGGTGGTATTGTGCATCTCCTGCTGCACTTATTAGATGGGCACAGCCAACCGAACATGAACATCCTAGTCGAACCTGGTATGGATGAAGTATCCCGATCCAATTTGATCCTTCTTCTCAATCTCTTAGCTAGTAACTTGGCCAGTGATTATGCCCCGGGTTATTACGAATCGATGCATGCGGCCAATCCCTTGCTGTATTTCCTCGGCCAGTTTCCTTGTGACCATCCTAACATTCACTCAGGACTTGGCGGTCATTCGAACCTCAGACACGGTCTGTGGCAGCTACTGAACAATATGTATGGAGGTGGCAGCTTGAATGAGATCAGAATTGGCAGGTCTGCCGAAGACGAGAAGGATAGCCAGGAAGCTGAGGACCATGTTCCTGTACCCAATATAGAAGAATCtaagaattaa